The Brasilonema sennae CENA114 genome includes a region encoding these proteins:
- a CDS encoding HEAT repeat domain-containing protein, which translates to MAKNIRRDESVLENTLSLVEALLSHADEQLADVELKDAVDVEWVRDNKLRVTGKEVKQTTGKRTRTVEVGTRREHLLKLLKKAGKSLKLPKLKGEASSSEQNRELAEIQTALDCLKELGVREDEKSAKNQGYWKFTLTLKHQTATGEENLEVLKQKWNEHPKANSKEISQTAQTAEKSFDWQEICRTMLEKQKQMTTNRLMRADEMLFDIKDICVDLALVKRKQQDKRSGEDNPEKSQLYKPDYEETEKLEYKDFLAQVLESQQSNKIAIIGEPGAGKTTLLQRIAFWILDKTDYLPIWIPLGNLPTPAPKFKEYLLNDWLQDAIVSVTPEIKAEFEKLLTAGRVWLLLDGVDEMAAKSANALNVIANRIVGWSERLHVMLTCRLNVWEANPYSLNGFQTYRTLEFSQDKVEEFINDCFQKSDSALGIQLQQALNQSGKERIKDLVRNPLRLTLLCATWHLRDGKLPDTKAELYQQFVDEVYRWKQEEFPTTPEDRKQLNAKLKELALAAIDNEKNRFCLREKFLEGVLGERDGSVFQLALKVGWLNQVGVDAKNPNQPVYAFFHATFEEYFAALARLQQGAAQGANADWHFFLNHVPDNPAQGTYRIFEPQWKEVILLWLGREDVEREEKEEFMKALVEFEDGCGGFYSYRAYFLVGAGIAEYKNYPKADEIVAQIVKWSFGYFDSEKQQWRSCFKEIADTAKIALKETDIQRKTVALVQLIQQSESEYLCWEVANHLAQNGANYPEVLSALLDSIRKYPKEFSLIKEKILRKIYFRNQEAIAALVELMNSSQDEYTRIISALCIGTIDPGNLQAVGVLVELINDYKDKEICKLAISFLGEIGNTNQRAFNTLFDLINSSQDKEICQRALFSLEEIGTINPKAVAALIDLSNHSPDKEIRETALFHLGEIGTINPKAVAALVDLSNHSPDEDIRSLVQVSFSKNNIKKKFSLPIIYGMRTISDYLIKLKMKSQDEEKYKFAKSILRKFESDNQIEAVALVELINNSQDRNIQKPAITILGEIGSGNQKAIDVLVELINNSQDENIRHSAVESLGKIDSDNPIVIDTLVELINNRQKIFLFSSVLTNLGEFGSGNPKAVDALLELIRNSKNESIYSEAESLQKILIEDQMAKVVIALKASLSKETYENNFERYKHCVQLIWHCAQNMPYPDFYQAWHQQE; encoded by the coding sequence ATGGCAAAGAATATTCGTCGGGATGAATCAGTTTTAGAGAATACGTTAAGTCTGGTAGAAGCTTTGCTGTCTCATGCTGATGAACAATTAGCGGATGTGGAATTAAAAGACGCAGTTGATGTTGAGTGGGTAAGGGATAATAAACTGCGAGTCACGGGAAAAGAAGTCAAACAGACAACTGGGAAAAGAACCCGAACAGTTGAAGTAGGCACTAGGAGGGAACATTTACTAAAGCTGCTGAAAAAAGCTGGCAAAAGTTTAAAACTTCCCAAGCTAAAAGGCGAAGCTAGCAGCAGTGAACAAAATAGGGAATTAGCAGAGATTCAAACTGCACTCGACTGCTTAAAAGAGTTGGGAGTGCGCGAAGACGAAAAATCTGCCAAGAATCAAGGTTACTGGAAATTTACACTAACGCTGAAACATCAGACGGCGACAGGTGAAGAGAATCTGGAGGTGTTAAAGCAGAAGTGGAACGAACACCCAAAGGCAAATTCAAAAGAAATATCTCAGACTGCACAAACAGCAGAGAAAAGCTTCGACTGGCAAGAAATCTGCCGCACAATGTTGGAAAAGCAGAAGCAGATGACTACCAATCGGCTCATGCGTGCAGATGAGATGCTATTTGATATCAAAGACATTTGTGTGGATCTGGCATTAGTCAAACGCAAACAGCAAGATAAGCGTAGTGGAGAGGATAATCCTGAAAAATCCCAGCTGTACAAGCCAGACTACGAAGAAACCGAGAAGCTGGAGTACAAAGATTTTCTTGCCCAAGTCTTAGAATCACAGCAAAGCAACAAAATCGCGATTATTGGCGAACCAGGCGCAGGTAAAACGACGCTTTTACAAAGAATTGCTTTTTGGATATTGGACAAGACTGATTATTTACCGATTTGGATACCATTGGGAAATTTACCAACTCCAGCGCCAAAGTTCAAGGAGTATCTCTTGAATGATTGGCTGCAAGATGCTATCGTTTCCGTCACGCCGGAAATCAAGGCTGAGTTTGAAAAACTGTTGACGGCTGGTAGAGTGTGGTTGCTTCTAGATGGCGTAGATGAGATGGCTGCCAAATCCGCGAATGCTCTCAACGTTATTGCTAACCGGATCGTAGGCTGGAGTGAGCGCTTGCATGTAATGCTGACGTGTCGGTTGAATGTCTGGGAAGCAAATCCATATTCTCTCAACGGCTTTCAAACCTATCGCACCTTGGAGTTTAGCCAAGATAAAGTAGAGGAGTTTATCAACGATTGTTTCCAAAAAAGCGATTCAGCACTGGGTATTCAGTTGCAGCAAGCGTTAAACCAATCCGGTAAAGAGCGAATCAAGGATTTGGTGAGAAATCCCTTGCGGTTGACGCTGTTGTGTGCAACTTGGCATTTGCGAGATGGCAAGTTACCCGATACTAAGGCAGAACTTTACCAGCAGTTTGTTGATGAAGTCTACAGGTGGAAGCAAGAGGAATTTCCCACAACACCCGAAGATAGAAAGCAACTCAACGCCAAGCTCAAAGAATTAGCGCTAGCAGCAATTGACAACGAAAAGAACCGATTTTGTCTCCGGGAAAAGTTTCTTGAGGGTGTGTTGGGAGAAAGGGATGGTTCTGTGTTCCAATTGGCGCTCAAAGTTGGCTGGCTCAATCAAGTCGGCGTAGACGCAAAAAATCCCAATCAACCCGTCTACGCTTTCTTTCATGCCACTTTTGAGGAATATTTTGCAGCGCTGGCGAGGCTCCAGCAGGGAGCCGCCCAAGGGGCGAACGCCGATTGGCATTTTTTCCTCAACCACGTTCCCGACAACCCCGCGCAAGGCACTTACCGCATTTTTGAGCCGCAGTGGAAGGAGGTGATTTTGCTGTGGTTGGGGCGTGAGGATGTCGAGAGGGAGGAGAAGGAGGAGTTTATGAAAGCGTTGGTGGAATTTGAGGATGGGTGTGGAGGATTTTATTCGTATCGAGCGTATTTCCTTGTGGGGGCTGGGATTGCGGAGTATAAGAATTATCCCAAAGCCGATGAAATAGTGGCACAAATTGTTAAGTGGAGCTTTGGTTATTTCGATAGTGAAAAACAGCAGTGGCGATCTTGCTTCAAAGAAATTGCAGATACAGCTAAGATAGCCCTGAAAGAAACAGATATTCAAAGGAAAACTGTTGCTCTGGTGCAACTAATTCAGCAGTCAGAGAGCGAATATCTCTGCTGGGAAGTTGCTAATCACTTGGCTCAAAATGGTGCAAACTACCCGGAAGTTCTTTCTGCTTTATTGGATTCAATCAGAAAATATCCAAAGGAATTTAGTCTTATAAAAGAAAAAATATTAAGAAAAATTTACTTTCGCAACCAAGAAGCTATTGCAGCGCTAGTAGAGTTAATGAACAGCTCTCAAGATGAATATACTCGCATTATATCAGCATTATGTATAGGAACAATCGACCCTGGCAACCTGCAAGCCGTTGGTGTCCTAGTAGAGTTAATTAACGACTATAAAGATAAAGAAATTTGTAAATTGGCGATATCCTTTTTAGGAGAAATTGGCAATACGAATCAAAGAGCATTTAATACTCTCTTTGATTTAATTAACTCTTCTCAAGATAAAGAAATTTGTCAAAGAGCACTATTTAGTTTAGAAGAGATTGGCACTATAAATCCAAAAGCTGTAGCTGCATTAATAGATTTATCCAATCACTCTCCTGATAAAGAAATTCGTGAAACAGCACTATTTCATTTAGGAGAGATTGGCACTATAAATCCAAAGGCTGTAGCTGCATTAGTAGATTTATCCAATCACTCTCCTGATGAGGATATCCGTAGTTTAGTTCAAGTTAGTTTTTCAAAAAATAATATTAAAAAAAAGTTTTCATTACCAATCATTTACGGTATGAGAACAATCAGTGATTATCTGATTAAGTTAAAAATGAAATCTCAGGATGAAGAAAAATACAAATTTGCCAAAAGTATTTTAAGAAAATTTGAGTCTGACAACCAAATAGAAGCTGTTGCGCTGGTGGAATTAATCAACAACTCTCAGGATAGAAATATTCAAAAGCCAGCAATAACAATTTTAGGTGAAATAGGCTCAGGTAATCAAAAAGCTATTGATGTGCTAGTTGAGTTAATCAACAATTCTCAGGATGAAAATATCCGTCACTCAGCAGTAGAAAGTTTAGGAAAAATTGACTCAGATAATCCAATAGTCATTGATACCCTAGTTGAGTTAATCAATAACCGTCAGAAGATTTTTTTATTTAGTTCAGTACTAACAAATTTAGGAGAATTTGGCTCAGGCAACCCAAAAGCAGTTGATGCCCTGCTTGAGTTAATAAGAAATTCCAAGAATGAATCTATTTATAGCGAAGCAGAGAGCTTACAGAAGATTTTGATAGAGGATCAGATGGCAAAAGTTGTCATCGCTTTAAAAGCTTCTTTATCAAAAGAGACTTACGAAAACAACTTTGAGCGCTACAAGCATTGCGTTCAACTCATCTGGCACTGCGCCCAAAATATGCCCTACCCAGACTTCTACCAAGCTTGGCATCAGCAAGAATGA
- a CDS encoding Uma2 family endonuclease, translated as MILQANNQLTLQQFLNLPPGDGDITYELVDGQAIPKMSPKFFHSKLTRALLYLIEQWCEGQGEVCPEWAITLTRDGRDWVPTPDLLYISYERLPANWDEDEACPVPPDLVIEIISPGQTFGQMAAKAKDYLDAKVLRVWVVDSKARSITVFYPDAAPQTYMGEELLTDSLFEGLEFTAEQVFQKARISLDT; from the coding sequence ATGATACTCCAAGCCAACAATCAACTGACCTTACAACAGTTCCTGAATCTTCCCCCAGGCGACGGAGATATCACTTACGAACTGGTTGATGGTCAGGCAATTCCTAAAATGTCACCCAAGTTTTTTCACTCCAAACTAACCCGCGCCCTTCTCTATTTAATTGAACAATGGTGCGAGGGACAAGGAGAAGTTTGCCCAGAATGGGCAATTACATTAACTCGTGACGGGCGAGATTGGGTGCCAACACCGGATCTATTGTACATTTCTTATGAACGTTTACCCGCCAACTGGGATGAAGACGAAGCTTGTCCTGTTCCTCCCGATTTGGTCATTGAGATCATTTCGCCAGGACAAACTTTTGGACAAATGGCTGCTAAAGCAAAAGACTATTTAGACGCTAAGGTGCTGCGGGTTTGGGTGGTAGATAGTAAAGCTAGAAGCATTACGGTTTTTTACCCGGATGCAGCACCCCAGACTTATATGGGAGAGGAATTACTTACAGATTCTCTATTTGAAGGATTGGAATTTACTGCTGAGCAGGTGTTTCAAAAGGCGAGAATATCATTAGATACTTAG
- the aroB gene encoding 3-dehydroquinate synthase, whose translation MTSIIVNLPEQSYEIAIAPGGIDQLGEMMSNLKLGKKVLLVSNPTIFKHYGQRVLASLEAAGFEVVSCNLSPGERYKTLSSVQKIYDTALENRIERSSTMVALGGGVIGDMTGFAAATWLRGINFVQVPTSLLAMVDAAIGGKTGVNHPQGKNLIGAFHQPRLVLIDPEVLKSLPVREFRAGMAEVIKYGVIWDAELFAQMEESKRLDQLRYIKAELIEAILNRSCQAKADVVGKDEKEAGLRAILNYGHTIAHAVESLTGYRVVNHGEAVAIGMVAAGQIAVKLGMWKKEEAERQDALIQKASLPTKLPDGVDIEAIIESLQLDKKVKAGKVRFILPTQIGVVTITDEVPSDTIREVLQAMQ comes from the coding sequence ATGACTTCTATCATTGTAAATCTACCAGAACAGTCTTATGAGATTGCGATTGCACCAGGGGGCATAGATCAGCTGGGCGAGATGATGAGCAATCTGAAGCTGGGCAAAAAAGTCCTATTGGTTTCTAACCCGACTATTTTTAAACATTATGGGCAAAGGGTATTAGCATCTCTGGAAGCTGCGGGGTTTGAAGTTGTTAGCTGCAATTTAAGCCCCGGTGAACGCTACAAAACCCTCAGTTCTGTACAGAAAATTTACGACACCGCCCTAGAAAACCGCATAGAACGCTCCTCAACAATGGTAGCTTTAGGGGGAGGAGTTATTGGCGATATGACTGGCTTTGCTGCTGCCACTTGGCTGCGAGGAATTAATTTTGTACAAGTGCCAACTTCACTCTTGGCAATGGTAGATGCAGCGATAGGTGGCAAAACTGGTGTCAATCATCCCCAAGGCAAAAACTTGATAGGGGCGTTTCATCAACCGCGCTTGGTTTTGATTGATCCAGAAGTCCTGAAAAGTTTGCCAGTTCGTGAATTTCGTGCTGGGATGGCAGAAGTTATTAAGTACGGCGTCATTTGGGATGCGGAATTATTTGCCCAAATGGAAGAGAGTAAACGCTTAGATCAACTACGCTACATCAAAGCTGAATTGATTGAAGCCATTCTCAACCGTTCTTGTCAAGCCAAAGCAGATGTAGTCGGTAAGGATGAGAAAGAAGCAGGACTTCGGGCAATTCTCAACTACGGTCATACCATTGCGCATGCAGTAGAAAGTTTAACAGGTTATCGAGTCGTGAATCACGGTGAAGCAGTCGCCATTGGTATGGTTGCAGCAGGGCAGATTGCTGTCAAACTGGGGATGTGGAAAAAGGAAGAAGCTGAACGTCAAGACGCCCTAATTCAAAAAGCAAGTTTACCAACGAAGTTGCCAGATGGTGTAGATATTGAAGCAATTATTGAGTCTTTGCAACTAGACAAGAAAGTGAAAGCGGGTAAAGTCAGGTTTATTTTGCCAACGCAAATTGGTGTGGTGACGATTACTGACGAAGTGCCATCGGATACTATCCGAGAGGTATTGCAGGCAATGCAATGA
- the petL gene encoding cytochrome b6-f complex subunit PetL, whose amino-acid sequence MFAIIAYLLFLGLFFGIAVGLLFGLRAIKLI is encoded by the coding sequence ATGTTTGCTATCATTGCTTACTTACTGTTCTTAGGTCTGTTCTTTGGGATCGCTGTTGGGTTACTTTTCGGTCTTCGTGCTATTAAGCTAATTTAA
- the bioB gene encoding biotin synthase BioB gives MSVVIRYDWQESEIRKIHDTPLLELIYQAASVHRQFHDPSKIQVCKLISIKTGGCPEDCSYCAQSSRYKTEVKAQQLLEKETVLSIAQQAKESGVSRVCMGAAWREVRDNSQFEQVLDMVKEVTALGLEVCCTLGMLTQAQAKRLEEAGLYAYNHNLDTSQDYYSTIITTRTYGDRLNTINNVRQTNVTVCSGGILGLGESVDDRVSMLHTLGTLHPHPESVPINILSQVQGTPLENQPDVPIWEVVRMIATARIVMPASDVRLSAGRARLSQVEQALCFLAGANSIFSSDDGHMLTVTTPCPGYNADHEMLNLLGLETRSAFVGQSKTPIEAVVG, from the coding sequence ATGTCAGTAGTAATACGGTACGATTGGCAAGAATCAGAAATACGTAAAATACATGATACACCACTGCTAGAGCTGATTTATCAAGCGGCTAGCGTACATCGCCAATTTCATGATCCAAGCAAAATACAAGTGTGTAAGCTGATATCTATCAAAACAGGGGGTTGTCCAGAAGATTGTAGCTACTGTGCCCAGTCCTCCCGCTACAAAACAGAGGTAAAGGCACAACAACTCTTAGAAAAAGAAACAGTCCTTAGCATTGCCCAACAAGCAAAAGAAAGTGGCGTGAGTCGTGTCTGCATGGGCGCTGCTTGGCGAGAGGTGCGCGATAACTCCCAATTTGAGCAAGTGTTGGACATGGTTAAAGAGGTGACAGCATTGGGTTTAGAGGTATGCTGCACCTTAGGGATGCTAACTCAAGCACAAGCCAAGCGCTTGGAAGAAGCGGGGCTTTATGCCTACAACCACAATTTGGATACCTCCCAGGACTACTACAGCACTATCATTACAACCAGAACTTACGGCGATCGCCTCAACACAATTAACAACGTCCGGCAAACAAATGTGACTGTATGCTCCGGCGGTATTCTCGGCTTAGGCGAAAGCGTAGATGACCGCGTATCTATGTTGCATACTCTGGGAACTTTGCATCCACATCCAGAGTCAGTACCAATAAATATTCTCTCACAAGTTCAGGGCACGCCCTTGGAAAATCAACCTGATGTTCCTATTTGGGAAGTGGTGCGAATGATTGCCACAGCACGCATTGTCATGCCTGCTTCGGATGTTCGTCTTAGTGCAGGTAGAGCCAGACTTTCGCAGGTAGAACAGGCTTTATGCTTCTTAGCAGGAGCCAATTCTATCTTTTCTAGTGACGATGGGCATATGTTAACTGTTACCACTCCTTGTCCCGGATACAACGCTGACCATGAAATGCTAAATTTGCTTGGTCTAGAGACGCGTTCTGCTTTCGTAGGTCAATCTAAAACACCTATAGAAGCCGTTGTTGGATAA
- a CDS encoding GNAT family N-acetyltransferase, producing MELELPNLTTQRLLLRLATNDDIPKILRFYTENKTYFTPFSALWFDNFFTEEYWLNQLENNYLEFINDISLRFFIFFKANQKNIIGFINFSNFVRSSAQYCNVGYGLAEAEQGKGYMTEALQAAIDYVFQDLNMHRIIANYMPHNQRSGNVLRKLGFVVEGYARDYLLINGKWQDHILTSLTHPNWRANP from the coding sequence ATGGAATTGGAATTGCCGAATCTGACGACACAACGCTTGTTATTAAGACTAGCAACAAATGATGATATACCTAAAATCCTCAGGTTTTACACTGAAAATAAAACATATTTTACTCCATTTTCTGCTCTTTGGTTTGATAACTTCTTTACAGAAGAGTATTGGCTAAATCAGTTAGAAAATAACTATTTAGAATTTATTAACGATATATCATTAAGATTCTTTATTTTTTTTAAAGCTAATCAAAAAAACATTATTGGATTTATCAACTTTTCCAATTTTGTCAGAAGTTCTGCACAGTACTGTAATGTAGGATACGGTCTTGCCGAAGCTGAACAAGGAAAAGGTTATATGACAGAGGCATTGCAAGCAGCGATTGACTATGTATTTCAAGACTTAAATATGCACCGAATTATAGCAAATTATATGCCTCATAATCAGCGTAGTGGGAACGTACTGAGAAAGTTAGGATTTGTTGTAGAAGGCTATGCCAGGGATTATTTATTAATTAATGGAAAATGGCAAGACCACATCCTTACAAGTCTCACTCATCCTAACTGGCGGGCAAATCCATAA
- a CDS encoding protein adenylyltransferase SelO, with protein MTLAETANNTHSTNPFLNLHYERAVESLGEDYYDEVAAAEFPQHILRWRNDALLHRLELNPQLVKDDDFISAFGKFEERKPLLALCYHGYQFGEYNPFLGDGRGFLYGQVRGTDGELYDFGTKGSGKTPYSRGGDGMLTLKGGVREVLAAEMLHHLGVRTSRCLSMIETGLSLWRGDEPSPTRSSVIVRMGRSHIRFGTFERLHYLRRPDLTKKLLDHVIEQYYRDFITQEDKYVLFYADLVKRTAELVAQWMAAGFCHAVLNTDNMSITGESFDYGPYGFITSYQPYFTAAYFDHYRRYCYTHQPGICKWNLETLQDALKGVIDYGDMQAGLAKFDEHYQSEYRTLMLKKLGFEQLSHPEADELLNLTIQFLQGSEVGYHQFFYEMARTFSLKWRDEPGLIMADSNLVPASGVSEVFDNWCLIYHKILNNFDPEQIDSIAQTLTRQNPKTVIHKPVIESIWQSIVQEDNWQPFYELIECIQSGK; from the coding sequence ATGACTTTGGCTGAAACTGCAAACAACACCCATTCTACCAATCCTTTTCTCAATCTCCACTACGAAAGAGCTGTTGAATCTCTGGGTGAGGATTACTACGATGAAGTCGCCGCAGCAGAATTTCCTCAACATATCTTGCGCTGGCGTAATGATGCACTTTTACACCGCTTAGAACTAAACCCGCAATTGGTAAAAGACGACGACTTTATCTCAGCCTTTGGCAAATTTGAGGAACGAAAACCACTTTTAGCACTGTGTTATCACGGCTATCAATTTGGCGAATACAACCCTTTTTTAGGAGATGGTAGGGGCTTTCTCTACGGACAAGTACGTGGTACTGATGGCGAACTATACGACTTCGGCACCAAAGGTTCCGGTAAAACTCCTTACTCCCGTGGTGGTGATGGTATGCTGACACTCAAGGGCGGAGTACGAGAAGTTCTGGCTGCAGAAATGTTACATCACTTGGGTGTACGCACTTCACGTTGTTTGAGCATGATTGAAACAGGCTTATCCCTTTGGCGAGGTGATGAACCTTCTCCTACTCGTTCTTCGGTGATTGTGAGGATGGGGCGATCGCACATTCGGTTTGGCACTTTTGAACGACTGCATTATTTGCGACGTCCAGATTTGACCAAAAAGCTACTAGACCATGTCATTGAGCAGTATTATCGAGATTTCATCACTCAAGAAGATAAGTATGTTCTATTTTATGCCGATTTAGTCAAACGGACAGCAGAACTGGTGGCGCAGTGGATGGCAGCAGGTTTTTGTCATGCAGTGCTCAACACAGATAATATGTCAATAACTGGGGAGAGTTTTGACTACGGTCCTTATGGCTTTATAACCAGTTACCAGCCCTACTTCACTGCTGCCTATTTCGATCATTATCGACGCTACTGTTACACTCATCAACCTGGGATTTGTAAGTGGAATTTAGAAACACTCCAAGACGCCTTAAAAGGTGTTATTGATTACGGTGATATGCAGGCTGGATTGGCTAAATTTGATGAGCATTATCAGAGCGAATACCGCACTTTAATGTTGAAGAAGTTGGGTTTTGAGCAATTGTCACACCCAGAAGCTGATGAACTTTTAAATCTGACTATTCAATTTTTGCAAGGTAGCGAAGTTGGTTATCATCAGTTCTTTTACGAAATGGCTCGCACCTTTTCATTGAAATGGCGAGATGAACCAGGTTTGATTATGGCAGATTCAAATCTTGTACCAGCATCAGGAGTATCAGAAGTTTTTGATAATTGGTGTCTTATATACCATAAAATATTAAATAATTTTGACCCTGAGCAAATAGATAGTATTGCCCAAACTCTAACTCGTCAAAATCCCAAAACTGTGATACATAAACCAGTGATTGAATCAATTTGGCAATCCATTGTTCAGGAAGATAACTGGCAACCTTTTTATGAGTTAATTGAGTGCATTCAGTCTGGAAAATAA
- a CDS encoding response regulator, whose amino-acid sequence MSEEEFSRCIQILRQQIEALQKYIILNPRQPQQVAEAMQQIDASLDTLHVLSEQIHSSLETMQVIQEQLLEQDEYLAEERQRYYDLFEFAPDAYLLTDTQGVILLANRAAGALFNVLPNFLIGKPLINFVPEAERWVFRNKLNEFSSLYSSVQEWEIRMCPRRSQPFDASLLVAPVRDPFRTLVSLRIGVRDITKYKAANLQHIQSVAELLPEAATQLLPLAAAVETPLSLDGLQVLFVDDEADAREFITAVLEQHGIYVTAVVSVAEALEVLERSSRPDVILSDIRMPDEDGYALIKKVRALEAQKGWQIPAGAITAYLGEDRAKALSAGFQSHLHKLAEPTELIAMVAQLAGRG is encoded by the coding sequence GTGAGTGAAGAAGAATTTTCTCGGTGTATCCAAATTCTCCGTCAGCAGATAGAAGCGCTGCAAAAATATATTATCTTAAATCCAAGGCAGCCGCAACAAGTCGCTGAAGCGATGCAGCAAATAGATGCCTCCTTGGACACCCTGCATGTACTTAGTGAACAAATACACAGTAGCTTAGAAACAATGCAGGTTATTCAGGAACAACTGCTAGAGCAGGATGAGTATCTAGCAGAAGAACGTCAGCGTTATTATGACCTGTTCGAGTTTGCACCCGATGCTTATTTGCTGACAGATACTCAAGGAGTGATTCTCTTAGCTAACCGCGCTGCTGGCGCATTATTCAACGTCTTGCCCAACTTCCTAATTGGCAAACCATTAATCAATTTTGTGCCTGAGGCAGAACGTTGGGTCTTTCGTAACAAATTAAACGAGTTTTCCTCTCTATATTCTTCCGTGCAAGAGTGGGAAATACGTATGTGTCCGCGTAGGAGTCAACCTTTTGACGCTTCACTCTTGGTGGCACCTGTGCGTGACCCTTTTAGAACGCTGGTTTCTCTACGGATAGGCGTGCGTGATATTACTAAGTACAAGGCTGCGAATTTACAACACATCCAATCAGTAGCTGAGTTGCTGCCAGAGGCAGCAACTCAGCTGCTGCCTCTGGCAGCAGCTGTAGAGACTCCTCTTTCGCTTGATGGCTTGCAGGTGCTCTTTGTGGATGATGAAGCGGATGCCCGCGAGTTTATCACGGCAGTGCTGGAGCAACATGGAATTTATGTGACAGCAGTTGTTTCAGTAGCTGAGGCGCTGGAGGTGCTGGAGCGATCATCGCGCCCCGATGTGATACTAAGTGACATCAGGATGCCGGATGAAGATGGCTACGCTTTGATTAAGAAAGTACGGGCACTAGAGGCACAGAAGGGATGGCAGATTCCTGCCGGTGCGATAACAGCTTATCTTGGAGAAGACCGAGCAAAGGCACTATCAGCCGGTTTTCAGTCGCACTTGCATAAATTGGCAGAGCCAACGGAGTTAATTGCAATGGTGGCACAGCTTGCTGGGCGAGGTTAA